One genomic window of Haloarcula pelagica includes the following:
- a CDS encoding ParA family protein: MTFRVTISMQKGGVGKSTTSINTAGALNARGHDVLVVDADPQGGATLKMGLREEYRSGEFALFDVLSDMGDLTYDDLDRLIIDSAEFDIVPSHLKNFNLEKYLYSEAGGHESLRKAVDRLDTDYDFIVIDSPPNLGPLSDGALIAAENVLFPSHPNTIARDSLEILFEEIDTIEAKFDQYSITTLGAVLNEVPSQGNVAREVEEWFFETFGEDHVFDVPERDVVEHAIEYRTSIFEYDPEDAGYPWDDGPQQDVIAAYDRIADHLEQYQ; this comes from the coding sequence ATGACGTTTAGAGTTACAATATCAATGCAGAAGGGCGGCGTTGGAAAGTCGACTACCAGTATCAATACCGCAGGGGCGCTGAATGCCAGAGGCCACGATGTTCTCGTCGTCGACGCTGACCCACAAGGGGGTGCAACACTCAAAATGGGGCTTCGAGAGGAGTACCGGTCTGGTGAGTTTGCGTTGTTTGACGTTCTCAGCGATATGGGCGATCTCACGTATGATGATTTAGACCGGTTAATTATCGACTCTGCAGAGTTCGATATCGTCCCAAGCCACCTCAAGAACTTCAACCTCGAAAAATACCTGTACTCCGAAGCTGGTGGTCACGAATCTTTGCGAAAGGCCGTAGATAGGCTGGACACAGATTACGATTTCATCGTCATTGACAGTCCGCCGAACCTCGGCCCACTCTCTGATGGGGCACTAATAGCAGCTGAAAACGTCCTGTTCCCGAGTCATCCCAATACGATTGCGCGAGACAGTCTCGAGATACTGTTCGAGGAGATAGATACAATCGAGGCGAAATTCGACCAGTACAGTATCACGACGCTTGGAGCCGTACTCAATGAAGTTCCGTCTCAAGGTAATGTAGCTCGTGAAGTCGAGGAGTGGTTCTTCGAGACCTTTGGTGAAGACCATGTTTTCGATGTTCCTGAACGCGACGTCGTGGAACACGCGATAGAATATCGGACATCGATATTCGAATACGACCCTGAAGATGCTGGATACCCATGGGACGACGGTCCTCAGCAGGATGTGATCGCAGCGTACGACCGTATCGCAGATCACCTGGAGCAGTACCAATGA
- a CDS encoding tyrosine-type recombinase/integrase, whose amino-acid sequence MPSKPNTGSGDTETGAIAISSVVEDYLLDKGKGRDGESGNYRRHAEREIDRFLEFLSGRPGSPATFEELSVADLREYARYLSRQGWAEGTIKNYYAHVSGFLGWAAREGHLAENPAQRTRAKEPLPEDTGRKSGEQQAWSREHREQLLSYVDEQAHNAIDAISDDRKAAIKDGRNRALVNLLCFSGVRGAEILADVDDGRRGRDGLRWSDLSLADNSLQVLAKKQRWDDRALPEPAVPSLERLNQILDPPSDDWPVFPSLSYSTLVQDFSNSLLERGYDTEEIEEIRLEKVSEGEISMIELCAEYGVAPSAMTTHGGRDVMKRLTDRAGIELDDDTHGYLAPHGARRAAGEVMVRKYGHGEAARLLDNSEQVVREHYSHIEAGELADLAAEAFDEAPQSDNQDSTE is encoded by the coding sequence ATGCCATCTAAGCCAAACACGGGGTCCGGCGATACTGAGACGGGTGCCATCGCCATCTCCTCCGTGGTCGAGGACTATTTGCTCGACAAGGGAAAGGGGCGGGACGGCGAGAGTGGAAACTATCGACGACACGCGGAGCGTGAGATAGACCGATTCCTGGAGTTTCTCTCTGGCCGGCCCGGTTCTCCTGCAACTTTTGAGGAGCTATCTGTCGCTGACCTTCGTGAGTACGCTCGATACCTCTCTCGTCAGGGCTGGGCTGAAGGTACCATCAAGAACTACTACGCGCACGTTTCGGGCTTCTTGGGATGGGCAGCTCGGGAAGGACACCTTGCAGAGAACCCCGCCCAGCGCACTCGGGCCAAGGAACCGCTGCCAGAAGATACGGGACGAAAATCGGGTGAGCAACAGGCGTGGTCCCGTGAGCACCGGGAACAGTTGCTCTCATATGTCGACGAGCAGGCGCACAACGCGATCGACGCTATCAGTGATGACCGCAAAGCCGCGATCAAAGACGGCCGAAACCGAGCATTGGTCAATTTGCTCTGCTTTTCCGGTGTTCGCGGTGCCGAGATTCTTGCTGACGTCGACGACGGCCGCCGTGGTCGAGATGGCCTACGATGGTCCGACCTTTCGCTTGCGGATAACAGTCTCCAGGTGCTCGCGAAGAAGCAGCGGTGGGATGACCGAGCACTTCCAGAACCCGCTGTACCGTCTCTGGAACGGTTGAATCAGATTCTGGACCCACCATCTGATGATTGGCCTGTCTTCCCTTCGCTCTCGTATTCAACGCTCGTTCAGGACTTCTCTAACAGTCTACTGGAGAGAGGGTATGATACCGAAGAAATAGAAGAAATACGCCTTGAAAAGGTCTCTGAAGGTGAAATCTCGATGATAGAACTCTGTGCCGAGTACGGGGTAGCACCCTCCGCGATGACGACGCATGGCGGTCGCGACGTCATGAAGCGTCTCACTGACCGAGCGGGAATTGAATTAGACGATGACACCCACGGATATCTCGCTCCCCATGGGGCTCGTCGAGCGGCTGGCGAAGTAATGGTCCGAAAATACGGACATGGTGAAGCTGCCCGACTGCTGGACAACTCTGAACAGGTTGTCCGTGAGCACTACTCACATATCGAGGCCGGAGAGCTCGCTGATCTCGCTGCTGAAGCCTTCGACGAAGCCCCACAATCGGATAATCAAGATTCTACTGAGTAG
- a CDS encoding transposase, protein MTATPATEQAVLDALSASHREWPYSDNHDTVNDPWPLAWDAAAFIEEWFAHSEHNDLEEAICYLPLNPWKFGYDITTWHDKKEPQALLRAHLLRIVKGWSGETNLIEYLEDEPELVESLGFEDGCASKSTLWRVWNDSRLELDHKRVIWTIGQVLVNVARENDVPAPEEVFHPDPSVDDPGDVEQDDSTVRDRTIANTREVWEHAKPMLTENYSLSRGDNAEVHENAFWESHAYMGSRAEMYAEDGTRNFAAETTRDRVQTGSTHRHHIQKINPEEARQMHRDTTEALIERARRDSELVGGVLASIDITKSNPYRENTELEFDEDGLANTWLLGYKEKGKDEDDLPDLHFQWASIQIVGLDVPLVLDAIPVSRGLSRAAIVDELLSKATDMIDIEMVMMDREFAHDPVKDVCEDRGVYYLNPGMMHTSERATCTRLRRQGKLVHIEQEEDSSSDNTPARTTLTDFTEESTETGVEAGQDAPARKSVYVPAMKAKRTADDSDDEEQESKQEDESQDSNEYREGLLSDFAEATEEDEESAGRMFGDLIEEIREEEEERRLPGNDEDTRLYLLFETNHPDLQPPDDSESLSEVEKAHMVSRIIRKYKYRWGIENGFKQIKRFRVRTMSMKFEYRFFNFLYACTMYNAWRLVDLLVKLELLADSEFRFKPLVTADLFLTIAKDYAGLDPPD, encoded by the coding sequence ATGACGGCCACCCCCGCTACTGAACAAGCGGTGCTCGATGCGCTGAGCGCGTCGCACCGAGAGTGGCCGTACTCTGACAACCACGATACGGTGAATGACCCCTGGCCGCTTGCGTGGGATGCTGCTGCATTCATCGAGGAATGGTTTGCCCATTCAGAGCATAATGACCTCGAAGAGGCGATCTGCTATCTGCCGCTCAACCCGTGGAAGTTCGGATATGACATCACCACCTGGCACGACAAGAAAGAACCCCAAGCGTTGCTAAGAGCCCATCTCCTTCGGATTGTCAAAGGCTGGAGCGGCGAGACAAACCTTATTGAGTATCTTGAGGATGAGCCTGAACTCGTCGAGTCTCTCGGCTTCGAGGATGGCTGTGCCTCGAAATCGACGCTGTGGCGTGTCTGGAACGACAGCCGGCTTGAACTCGATCACAAGCGAGTCATCTGGACTATTGGGCAGGTACTCGTGAACGTCGCGCGGGAGAACGATGTTCCCGCGCCAGAGGAAGTGTTTCACCCTGACCCGAGTGTGGATGACCCGGGTGACGTCGAGCAGGACGATTCGACGGTTCGAGACCGGACAATAGCCAACACTCGGGAAGTGTGGGAGCACGCGAAGCCGATGCTGACAGAGAACTACTCACTCTCCCGAGGAGATAATGCCGAGGTTCACGAGAATGCGTTTTGGGAGAGTCACGCATACATGGGTTCTCGTGCGGAGATGTATGCCGAAGACGGGACGCGGAACTTCGCAGCCGAAACCACACGCGACCGTGTTCAGACGGGAAGCACTCACCGTCACCACATACAGAAGATAAATCCGGAAGAAGCCCGGCAGATGCACCGAGATACGACGGAAGCGCTCATTGAGCGTGCACGACGAGATTCCGAACTCGTAGGAGGTGTCCTGGCGAGTATCGATATTACGAAATCGAACCCGTACCGGGAAAACACGGAGTTAGAATTCGATGAGGACGGACTGGCGAATACGTGGCTTCTCGGGTACAAGGAGAAAGGCAAGGATGAGGATGACCTGCCGGACCTGCACTTCCAATGGGCGAGCATCCAGATTGTCGGGTTAGATGTCCCCTTGGTTCTAGACGCAATTCCCGTCTCCCGTGGACTGTCTCGTGCAGCTATCGTCGATGAATTGCTGTCGAAGGCAACAGACATGATCGACATTGAGATGGTCATGATGGACCGGGAATTCGCCCACGACCCCGTGAAGGACGTGTGCGAAGACCGCGGTGTCTACTACCTGAATCCTGGAATGATGCATACGAGTGAACGAGCAACGTGTACCCGCCTTCGCCGGCAGGGCAAGCTCGTTCACATCGAGCAAGAGGAAGACAGTAGCAGCGATAACACCCCTGCCCGGACAACTCTCACGGACTTCACAGAGGAATCTACGGAAACAGGTGTAGAAGCCGGTCAGGACGCGCCCGCACGCAAATCCGTGTACGTGCCTGCGATGAAAGCGAAACGGACTGCCGACGATTCTGATGATGAGGAACAGGAGTCAAAACAGGAGGACGAGTCGCAGGACAGCAACGAGTATCGTGAAGGACTGCTTTCAGACTTCGCAGAAGCTACCGAAGAGGATGAAGAGAGCGCCGGTCGCATGTTCGGTGACCTGATTGAGGAAATCCGTGAGGAGGAAGAAGAGCGGAGACTGCCGGGGAACGATGAAGACACGCGCTTGTACCTGCTGTTCGAGACGAACCACCCGGACCTACAACCACCAGATGACAGTGAAAGCCTTTCCGAGGTCGAGAAGGCTCACATGGTGAGTCGAATCATTCGGAAGTACAAGTACAGGTGGGGGATTGAGAACGGCTTCAAGCAGATTAAGCGGTTCCGTGTTCGGACGATGTCGATGAAGTTTGAGTACCGCTTCTTCAATTTTCTCTACGCCTGCACCATGTACAATGCTTGGCGATTAGTGGATCTGCTGGTGAAGTTGGAGTTATTGGCAGACTCTGAGTTCCGCTTCAAGCCCTTGGTTACAGCTGACCTGTTCCTGACGATAGCGAAGGATTACGCCGGCTTGGACCCGCCAGATTAG
- a CDS encoding winged helix-turn-helix transcriptional regulator: protein MPFGKRRKFDYDGGLSSTVSGMVDTLREYFELRGGIGLLVVLKGDAKRFKDLADRLHISSSTLTKRIGEAKDYGLITPEIDNKETSVNNRYRLTERGQYVVTKMERMNIIHAYRTMLDMQAQIEDGKTELLEWVELDETKEELARQSDSDPYVDPFGNDVTEFSNDDDDRDYDEFMTEE, encoded by the coding sequence GTGCCATTCGGAAAGAGAAGGAAGTTTGACTATGACGGGGGATTGAGTTCAACAGTATCGGGCATGGTAGACACGCTTAGGGAGTACTTCGAGTTGCGCGGTGGGATTGGGCTACTCGTCGTGTTGAAAGGTGATGCAAAGAGATTCAAAGACCTGGCCGACCGGCTACACATCAGCTCTTCAACGCTGACGAAACGGATTGGCGAAGCGAAAGATTACGGGCTTATAACACCCGAAATCGACAATAAGGAAACCTCTGTGAATAATCGGTATCGACTCACCGAGCGTGGGCAGTACGTAGTTACGAAGATGGAGCGGATGAACATCATTCACGCGTACCGGACGATGCTGGATATGCAGGCACAAATCGAGGACGGAAAAACCGAGTTACTGGAGTGGGTGGAACTTGATGAGACGAAAGAAGAATTGGCCAGGCAGAGCGATAGCGACCCATACGTTGACCCATTCGGCAACGATGTGACAGAGTTCTCCAACGACGATGATGATCGTGACTACGATGAGTTCATGACGGAAGAATAA
- a CDS encoding DUF7344 domain-containing protein gives MPQNIDSASLNVMFDALRNPYRRRILVAISDHNPCEITEFTRNQFAPVSEDEAGPERLEVQLLHSHLPKLAEKGYIDWNPEAETIRRGPNFHDIAPLLQLLDDNADKLPADWP, from the coding sequence ATGCCGCAAAACATCGACTCGGCGTCACTCAACGTGATGTTCGACGCCCTACGGAACCCGTATCGCCGACGAATCCTCGTCGCCATCTCCGACCACAATCCATGTGAGATAACCGAATTCACCCGGAACCAGTTCGCGCCCGTCTCTGAAGATGAAGCCGGCCCCGAACGGCTGGAAGTGCAATTGCTCCATTCTCACCTGCCCAAACTGGCTGAGAAGGGGTATATCGACTGGAATCCCGAGGCGGAGACGATTCGGCGGGGACCGAACTTCCACGACATCGCACCGCTCCTCCAGTTGTTGGACGACAATGCCGACAAGTTACCAGCCGACTGGCCGTAA
- a CDS encoding DUF7344 domain-containing protein — MDDEDFEGTQSNASDHFMTDSGSDASGVLELNEVFAALGHPRRRYLMYTLVNESTEETLPKLATKIAAWEQDKTVNEVTDDERRRVHASLYHSHIPKLADLGVLEYKEADDIIVKALNTEQVQAVLNGAGAELDSRQETHAQQRDPDTEKDE; from the coding sequence ATGGACGACGAGGATTTCGAAGGGACACAGTCGAACGCCTCGGACCATTTCATGACGGACTCAGGCAGTGACGCAAGCGGCGTACTGGAGCTCAACGAGGTGTTTGCCGCGCTCGGCCATCCACGTCGGCGGTACCTGATGTACACCCTTGTCAACGAAAGTACCGAGGAGACGCTCCCTAAGTTGGCGACCAAGATCGCTGCGTGGGAACAGGACAAGACAGTCAACGAGGTAACGGACGATGAACGCCGCCGCGTCCATGCATCGTTGTATCACTCACACATTCCGAAACTCGCGGACCTCGGCGTTCTCGAATACAAAGAGGCGGATGACATAATCGTGAAGGCACTAAACACCGAACAGGTCCAGGCAGTCCTGAACGGGGCGGGCGCAGAACTCGATAGCCGACAAGAAACGCACGCACAGCAACGAGACCCGGACACGGAGAAAGATGAATAA
- a CDS encoding HalOD1 output domain-containing protein, which yields MNNGPGDDSPSSNGDNQGPNGDVQPEAYESAESVENVDTDQWVQVHQEHYDRESDGELATALAFAIAEAKGVDPLNHTEMPPLYEFIDAQALEETFFGPSGAGTRRTEAGAITFMYDNHKIALQSDGWISVYEPG from the coding sequence ATGAATAACGGCCCGGGCGACGACTCTCCGTCCTCGAATGGAGACAACCAAGGGCCGAACGGAGATGTACAGCCCGAGGCATACGAGTCCGCCGAGTCCGTCGAGAACGTGGATACCGACCAGTGGGTGCAGGTCCACCAGGAACACTACGACCGTGAATCTGATGGCGAACTTGCGACGGCACTCGCCTTTGCCATTGCGGAGGCGAAGGGCGTCGATCCGCTCAACCACACCGAGATGCCACCACTGTACGAGTTCATCGACGCCCAAGCACTCGAAGAGACATTCTTCGGTCCGTCGGGTGCTGGCACCCGACGGACCGAAGCCGGAGCCATCACGTTCATGTACGACAACCATAAGATCGCGCTCCAGTCAGACGGCTGGATTTCCGTCTACGAACCCGGATAG
- a CDS encoding VIT1/CCC1 transporter family protein, with protein MAADERSHDRLLTVIAETPGKGARGEVLAQLEGRHRATSGNALRAAVLGANDGLVSNLSLVMGVAGAALDSPAILITGLAGLLAGSGSMAMGEWLSVQSSRELYQRQIGIEAEELAEVPEEEAEELALIYEAKGLSKARAREIAEQLIADEEMALDTLAREELGINPEELGGSAWEAAATSFVLFALGAIVPVLPYFVLTGSIAVGVSLVLSAVALFVIGASITLLTGRSVLFSGLRQVGIGLAAAVLTYGVGSLIGVTLVG; from the coding sequence ATGGCAGCCGACGAGCGCTCTCACGACCGTCTCCTGACGGTTATCGCGGAAACGCCCGGAAAGGGGGCACGGGGAGAGGTCCTCGCCCAGCTCGAAGGCCGCCACCGTGCGACCAGCGGCAACGCACTGCGCGCTGCAGTGCTCGGAGCGAACGACGGTCTCGTCTCCAATCTCAGTCTCGTGATGGGCGTCGCTGGTGCGGCGCTGGATTCACCGGCGATTCTAATTACGGGTCTTGCCGGACTCCTCGCTGGATCAGGGTCGATGGCGATGGGCGAGTGGCTTTCCGTCCAGAGCTCACGGGAACTGTATCAACGTCAGATTGGCATCGAGGCTGAAGAACTCGCTGAGGTTCCCGAAGAGGAGGCAGAAGAACTGGCACTCATCTACGAGGCGAAAGGACTCTCGAAAGCTCGCGCCAGAGAGATCGCTGAACAGTTGATCGCCGATGAGGAGATGGCACTTGACACACTCGCCCGTGAGGAGCTGGGCATCAACCCAGAAGAACTAGGGGGCTCAGCATGGGAAGCGGCGGCGACGTCGTTCGTGCTCTTCGCACTCGGAGCCATCGTCCCGGTACTCCCGTACTTCGTATTAACTGGGTCAATCGCCGTCGGCGTGAGTCTCGTGTTGAGTGCAGTCGCGCTGTTCGTCATCGGTGCCAGCATCACGCTTCTCACGGGACGGTCTGTGCTCTTTTCTGGACTGCGTCAGGTCGGGATTGGACTCGCTGCTGCGGTCCTTACCTACGGTGTCGGGAGCCTGATTGGCGTGACACTCGTCGGCTAA
- a CDS encoding phenylacetate--CoA ligase family protein encodes MNPIERGKITLDAWRARRTTRAEIAERQRRRLVEMLSFSRRRSRFYKRHYADVPEGTTDLTQYPPVTKPMLMEHFDDVVTDTAITKAEVDAFVADETQIGERFLGKYPVWTTSGTTGEPGVFVQDETAWTISDVLGDRWIVPAMANRSSLSRLFTQNIHVALVAVSGGHFAGAAGLELMRRESVLGERRLRLFSPTSPIDDLTAELNQYQPAILEGYSTVLVELARAQRDGRLDISPALVLPTAEPISESQKRLLRDTFDCVVRELYGATEFVPIAVECDHGNLHANTDWVVVEPVDEDYQPVELGTPSDTVLITSLSNRVQPLVRYNLGDSITMYEERCQCGSAFPIIEVGGRQGDVLQFETDEGEEVPIFPLALATVVEDVPGVRRVQIIRTAPTTLQVRFDVDPDATEEAVWNQIKGDLQSFLGNHGITSVTIEAAAEPPRRERRSGKFRHVWAE; translated from the coding sequence ATGAATCCAATCGAGCGAGGAAAAATCACACTCGACGCCTGGCGGGCCAGAAGAACCACCCGCGCGGAGATAGCAGAACGGCAGCGCCGGCGTCTAGTAGAGATGCTCTCATTTTCCCGGCGACGGTCACGGTTCTACAAGCGACACTACGCCGACGTGCCGGAGGGAACTACCGACCTCACACAGTACCCACCGGTAACGAAGCCGATGCTCATGGAGCACTTCGACGACGTCGTTACGGACACCGCGATTACCAAAGCCGAGGTCGACGCCTTCGTCGCTGACGAGACACAGATCGGCGAGCGCTTCCTCGGCAAGTATCCAGTGTGGACGACGTCTGGGACGACCGGGGAACCGGGGGTATTCGTCCAGGATGAAACAGCATGGACCATTTCAGACGTGCTGGGTGACCGGTGGATCGTGCCCGCAATGGCGAACCGTTCGTCACTCTCCCGCCTCTTCACACAGAATATCCACGTTGCACTCGTCGCAGTTTCGGGCGGTCACTTCGCCGGTGCGGCCGGACTCGAGTTGATGCGTCGAGAATCCGTCCTTGGAGAACGTCGTCTGCGACTCTTTTCGCCGACGAGTCCGATCGACGACCTGACTGCCGAGCTGAACCAGTATCAGCCCGCCATTCTCGAAGGCTACTCGACCGTCCTCGTCGAGTTGGCGCGAGCCCAACGAGACGGTCGTCTCGACATCAGCCCCGCACTCGTGCTCCCCACAGCAGAACCCATCTCTGAGTCACAGAAGCGACTGCTCCGAGACACGTTCGATTGTGTCGTCCGGGAACTCTACGGAGCGACGGAATTCGTCCCGATTGCTGTCGAGTGCGACCACGGAAATCTCCACGCCAACACCGACTGGGTCGTGGTCGAACCGGTCGACGAGGACTATCAGCCGGTCGAACTTGGAACGCCGTCGGACACCGTCCTTATCACGAGCCTCTCGAATCGTGTGCAACCGCTCGTTCGGTACAACCTCGGGGATAGCATCACGATGTACGAAGAGCGGTGTCAATGCGGGAGCGCGTTCCCAATCATAGAGGTCGGCGGACGGCAAGGGGATGTCCTCCAGTTCGAAACCGATGAGGGAGAAGAGGTTCCGATTTTCCCACTCGCACTCGCAACTGTCGTCGAAGACGTTCCGGGAGTCCGTCGAGTTCAGATTATCCGCACGGCCCCTACGACACTGCAGGTCCGCTTCGATGTCGATCCTGATGCGACCGAGGAGGCGGTCTGGAACCAGATAAAGGGGGATCTCCAGTCGTTCCTCGGTAATCACGGGATTACCAGCGTAACCATCGAAGCGGCAGCCGAGCCACCACGACGGGAGAGACGAAGCGGAAAGTTCCGCCACGTCTGGGCAGAATAG
- a CDS encoding cation-transporting P-type ATPase, with protein sequence MSDERARWDGLSSSETARRLSRDGPNELPTPSPPSMPRLLLAQFVHFYALMLWVATGLAVIGDLPSQVLPSC encoded by the coding sequence ATGAGCGACGAACGCGCCCGCTGGGACGGATTGTCGTCGTCGGAGACAGCGAGACGGTTGTCACGGGACGGACCGAACGAACTGCCCACCCCTTCACCGCCGTCGATGCCCCGCTTGCTGCTCGCCCAATTCGTTCACTTTTACGCGCTCATGTTGTGGGTGGCAACTGGGTTGGCCGTCATCGGTGACTTGCCGTCGCAGGTGTTGCCATCGTGCTAG
- a CDS encoding cation-translocating P-type ATPase C-terminal domain-containing protein: protein MGVFQILAIDLVTDQFPSLALALEPPTERQRTHTLTGQHLIDGALLRRVFFVLGPTISVVTLVAFSASLLSGGWQFGDPATGTTMLAASGAAWATIVLGQMANAFAVRSPTQWPGALGWTSNPYLPWAVASGLVFLVVLLYVPWLAQLLGQAPPSAIGWAVAVAVVPAVFGMDMIYKRWRAE from the coding sequence ATCGGTGTCTTTCAGATTCTCGCTATCGACCTAGTCACAGACCAGTTCCCCTCTCTCGCACTTGCGCTGGAGCCGCCCACCGAACGACAGCGGACACACACCCTCACCGGCCAGCACCTCATCGATGGGGCGCTGCTGCGTCGGGTGTTTTTCGTCCTTGGACCGACGATATCAGTGGTCACACTGGTCGCGTTTTCCGCGTCACTGCTATCGGGCGGTTGGCAGTTCGGTGACCCCGCCACAGGGACGACGATGCTTGCGGCATCGGGGGCCGCGTGGGCGACCATCGTCCTCGGGCAGATGGCCAACGCCTTCGCCGTCCGTAGCCCGACCCAGTGGCCTGGCGCGCTCGGGTGGACCTCGAACCCGTATCTTCCGTGGGCCGTCGCTTCTGGACTCGTTTTCCTGGTCGTCTTGCTGTACGTACCGTGGCTCGCGCAGTTGCTCGGGCAAGCGCCCCCATCAGCAATCGGCTGGGCAGTCGCGGTAGCCGTAGTGCCAGCGGTGTTCGGGATGGATATGATTTACAAGCGATGGCGGGCCGAGTGA
- a CDS encoding TrkH family potassium uptake protein gives MTTAYTDWRASVSLTGRIIKWLAVPMLFPLLLALYYGRGFTTFLASLALAITVGWALEQAHEDAAGALGVREGFLMVALTWLLVSVVGAVPFVLEGVLTDYGATSTLRYPVNALFETMSGFTTTGSTVMGSISFENHSRALMMWRQETQWLGGMGIVVLAVAILPELSVGGAQLMDAEAPGPGLEKLTPRIAETARALWGLYIGLTVIEILGLFGFHLVGLAPEMTLYNAVAHGFTTMPTGGFSPEARSIEAFSAIVQWFIIPFMIAAGMNFALFWHLWNRNFRTVWEDVELKGYLGAIGVLSALVAGLLYTTPGLNTLANAVEPSLRHATFQIASIVTTTGYASIDFNLWGEHAQFVLLFGMFIGGSAGSTGGSIKVVRWIVILKTLRRELFTSAHPRAVQPIRLGDVVVDENAIRGIYAFTMLYLVIFALGTLVVLLIDVRGAELSAFEATSAVAATLGNVGPGVGIVGPMYNFNAFPRVSKLLMVFFMWVGRLEIIPVLVLFTKSQWRR, from the coding sequence ATGACTACTGCATACACAGACTGGCGAGCGAGTGTTAGTCTCACCGGGCGCATTATCAAGTGGCTAGCGGTGCCGATGTTGTTCCCGCTGCTTCTGGCGCTGTACTACGGCCGTGGGTTTACGACCTTCTTGGCGAGTCTGGCGCTTGCCATCACTGTTGGCTGGGCACTCGAACAGGCTCACGAGGATGCTGCAGGCGCCCTCGGCGTTCGGGAAGGCTTCTTGATGGTCGCCCTGACCTGGCTACTGGTCAGCGTCGTCGGTGCGGTCCCGTTCGTACTCGAGGGGGTGCTCACGGACTACGGAGCGACGTCGACGCTTCGCTATCCAGTGAACGCCCTGTTCGAGACGATGAGCGGGTTCACCACGACTGGGTCGACAGTCATGGGGTCGATATCCTTTGAGAATCACTCACGAGCGCTGATGATGTGGCGCCAAGAGACCCAGTGGCTGGGTGGGATGGGTATCGTCGTCCTGGCGGTCGCAATCTTGCCCGAACTCTCCGTCGGCGGTGCGCAGCTCATGGACGCGGAAGCGCCGGGACCGGGCCTCGAGAAACTCACACCGCGTATTGCAGAGACGGCTCGAGCACTCTGGGGACTGTACATCGGACTCACCGTTATCGAGATTCTCGGCCTGTTTGGCTTCCATCTGGTGGGACTGGCACCGGAGATGACGCTCTACAACGCTGTTGCACACGGCTTCACCACGATGCCGACCGGTGGCTTCTCACCAGAAGCGCGCTCTATCGAAGCCTTCTCAGCGATTGTCCAGTGGTTCATCATCCCGTTCATGATCGCCGCCGGAATGAATTTCGCCCTCTTCTGGCATCTCTGGAACCGGAACTTTCGGACCGTCTGGGAGGATGTGGAACTGAAGGGCTATCTGGGTGCCATCGGTGTCCTGTCGGCGCTCGTGGCGGGGCTGCTGTATACGACACCCGGCCTCAACACACTCGCAAACGCGGTTGAACCATCGCTTCGGCACGCGACGTTTCAGATTGCGTCCATCGTAACCACGACAGGGTACGCCAGCATCGACTTCAATCTCTGGGGAGAACACGCGCAATTCGTGTTGCTATTCGGGATGTTCATCGGCGGTTCCGCCGGGAGCACAGGGGGGAGTATCAAAGTCGTTCGATGGATCGTGATTTTGAAAACGCTCAGACGGGAGCTGTTCACCAGTGCGCATCCGCGAGCCGTCCAGCCGATTCGATTAGGTGACGTGGTCGTGGATGAGAACGCTATTCGAGGCATCTACGCCTTCACGATGCTCTATCTGGTCATCTTTGCGCTTGGCACACTGGTCGTCCTTCTCATTGATGTCCGAGGTGCTGAGCTGTCCGCGTTCGAGGCGACGAGCGCTGTCGCGGCCACCTTGGGGAACGTCGGTCCCGGCGTCGGAATCGTCGGGCCGATGTACAACTTCAACGCGTTTCCGAGGGTCTCGAAACTCCTCATGGTGTTTTTCATGTGGGTCGGACGCCTTGAAATCATCCCGGTACTGGTCCTGTTTACGAAGTCACAGTGGCGTAGATGA